From Candidatus Omnitrophota bacterium:
ACAGTTTTATCTTTAGATTCTGCCACCCTTCCGCAGTCGTTATGTTCACTGACGCGTCCCCGGAAACAGCTCCTTTAAGCCCTATCTGTATAGGCTCGTGCCCGGCGCACTTTATCCACATAGAAAGAATTGTTGCCTGGCTTATATCCCCGCTATTCAAGCCTATCAAGCCCTCCTGGCCCGGGTCCAACGTGAGCTCTCTAATGCTGCCCTGTGTCCAGTCGTGCCTGATGCCCTGCATAAAAACAAATGGCCCGGTCGATACGCCGCCAAAGACGTTTGGCTCGCGGCCGTCGCCGTAATCTACCTCGAAATTCCCGGTCGTGACGGAGGCCTCGTCCGAATATCCGCTCTCCTCGGACGGGTTAGCCAGGTCGAATACCGTCACCGTGTAATAATATTTCATACTGTCCGAAACAGTGCTATCCTGATATTGAGGGGATGTCAGATCGGATGAGTTCAGCTTGGCGTAGGGGCCTCCCGCAGTCTGGCTCCTGTATATATTGTATCTTATATCGTCCCCGCTAACAGCCTTCCATCTAAGATTTACCACGGTCTTTCCGAACGACGCCGCCACAAGTTCCCGGGGCGGGAGCATGCTGGGCCCGAGATCAAGAACGAGCGTATTCCATATTATCCAGTCCCCTCCGGCATTATCGATCTGAAGTTTTATGCGGTTCCAGCCCTGCCGTAAATTCACGGTCGGTATCAGGACTTCCTGGACCGAGCTCATCTCAAGGTTATCGGCGACGATCTCGCCGTTGGCAATGACGTCAACATAGACCGTTCCGTCTGCCGAATACGGCTCCAGAGTGAGCTTCCTGCCGTGAGAAAGGTCATCTATATAAAACATTATGTCGGTGAGCGGATCAGTATCAACGTTGAGCGCCTGCTCAAAGGTGTCATATGCAATTGCACCGTATATAGACTCATGCCCGGCATAGTACGTATCGTCAAGCCTGTATTCGTTCCCATACAGCGAGCGTGTTATCGACCACGTATTGGTCAGCGTCGGCGCGGAGACCTCGAGGTTCTTCCAGGCAAGCCAGCTGTCGCCGCTTGTCCATGTCAGCGTGATGATATTTTCGCCTATGGCCAGGTCGGAGCTGTCTACCTCTATATATTTTACCTCGTCCGGCACATTCTGTACGTGCGAGAAGGCCTGGCTGCCCCTGTCGGCGCCGTTGACATTGACATTGACCTGGACGTCATAGTCCGCTACGGAATCGTTCATGAACGGATGGACAGCCAGCAGGTACTTGGAGTCCGCCGTGACCTGCGTCAGGCCGAAACTTATCTGGGCTGTCGTGTTAGTCGAGTCGATGAACCCGTACGCGAACTGGCTCTTCGCCGTGATGTCGTCTATATCGAGGTAGTGCTTCGGATCGGTATTTGACCTGAAATCCAACTGCGTAAGCAGGTCGTTCATCGTCCCGTAGTGTGTCTGGGCATTCATGAAACTGTTCCAGATGATGCCGGAATAGATATGGTTGGATAACATCGCAAGAGCTGCCCCGAGATCTATCCCCACAAAGAAATCTGCGTAAGTGCGCGGTGCGCCGTTCTTAAAAGACGCGAGGAATCCGTATTCATCGTCGATCCACAGGTTCGCGTCTCCCTTCCAGGCAGTGAGCGCCTGCTCTGCTTCAAGAGGCAATACACCGATGGAGCTTGCGACGACGCTTGTATTGACCGTTCCGTCATGTGAAGGGCCGGGCGGGTTCGCCAGAGGCAGGGCTCCGTAATCCCCGTGATAACCGACGCTCTCTACCATGTATGAGGAACTTAACCCCCAGGATGTCTGGTCGTAGCCATAAGCGCCGTCCTGGTCTATGCAGAACTGCCTGTTCGCGATTACCGCGTCTTTTGTATTCTGCCACCAGTCAACATTCCTGGCGTCGTGCTTATCTCTAAGGTCAAAGAATGCGTGCGGAAACTGATAGGCGAATAGCGAGCCATACCAGGTCTTTACAAGCGGCTTGCCGTTTGCGCCGTAGCTTCCAAGCTCTCTCCAGGGCGCGTAATACTGATCCGCGCTCAACGCGTGAGCGGTATCAGGTGAGGCTATGGCCAGTAGATAAAGGAGGAGGGACTCATCGTTGTAGTCCCAATGTCCGTTATTGTATCCGCCGCCGTCAGGCATCCACTGCTTAAAGAAGCGGTTATAGTTCTCTCCCGGCGTTAGATCTATAAATGTGGACCACTTTACATTGAAATACAGCTCCTGCGCCTTTGTCCTTATGGACGGCCTTGCCGCGCCAAAATACTCACCCGCGGTCAGGGCGCCGGAAACGAGAATAGCGGTATCTATAGAGGATACCTCGCAGCTTGACCACCGCATTCCCGTGTTGATATTGACAAAATGGTAGAAGAAACCGTCTTTTCCCCAGGTACTGTCTCCCAGGGGATCCTGGGAGTTCTGAATAAATAACAATGTGTCCAGAGTATCTTCCACTCTGTCAGCTATGTCTGCAGGTGCTACCTGCCAATCCGGGTCCGTCCCGGCCCCGTACTTCTCGGCCGCTACGCACATCGCGGCAAGCCCGAACCCGGTAGCGGCGATACTCGCCGCGTTATAATTTATGTCTATTGACGGATCCGGCACGTCGGCCATAACTCTATCCCGCACGAGGCCTGTCGCTGGATCGGCCTCGTTCCAGAAATATTGGGCCGCGCGCTGAACCGTGGCGTCAAGGATACTCTTGGCATTTACAGTCCATTCGTGGCACCGCGTGTTGACGCCGTCATTGACAGTGACCCTGACTTTATACTGGCCGCTCCGGCCCGCCGCGAAGTCGTAAGAATTCGAATCGGTCCCTACAACCACTCCGTCTACCTCCCATACATACGTCAGGCCGGTGTAGTCGCCCACGCTGAAATTTTGGGAATCCCCCTGGATCAGATCTATGGTATCGTTTAGAGGGAGGTTGGTCTGCGCTATATTGAACGCCCATTGATGGGA
This genomic window contains:
- a CDS encoding glucoamylase family protein → MVTGDFDGDNHDEVILDYGEYGIHIWDSNGTPAWTQLHTLSPEDMVTGDFDGDNHDEVILDYGLSYGVYIWDSNGIPAWTQLSILSPDDMIMSDFDGDSLTYTWKFDGSVAAAATGNKLSVSDYQALAATGNHTVEVLISDGRNPATSHQWAFNIAQTNLPLNDTIDLIQGDSQNFSVGDYTGLTYVWEVDGVVVGTDSNSYDFAAGRSGQYKVRVTVNDGVNTRCHEWTVNAKSILDATVQRAAQYFWNEADPATGLVRDRVMADVPDPSIDINYNAASIAATGFGLAAMCVAAEKYGAGTDPDWQVAPADIADRVEDTLDTLLFIQNSQDPLGDSTWGKDGFFYHFVNINTGMRWSSCEVSSIDTAILVSGALTAGEYFGAARPSIRTKAQELYFNVKWSTFIDLTPGENYNRFFKQWMPDGGGYNNGHWDYNDESLLLYLLAIASPDTAHALSADQYYAPWRELGSYGANGKPLVKTWYGSLFAYQFPHAFFDLRDKHDARNVDWWQNTKDAVIANRQFCIDQDGAYGYDQTSWGLSSSYMVESVGYHGDYGALPLANPPGPSHDGTVNTSVVASSIGVLPLEAEQALTAWKGDANLWIDDEYGFLASFKNGAPRTYADFFVGIDLGAALAMLSNHIYSGIIWNSFMNAQTHYGTMNDLLTQLDFRSNTDPKHYLDIDDITAKSQFAYGFIDSTNTTAQISFGLTQVTADSKYLLAVHPFMNDSVADYDVQVNVNVNGADRGSQAFSHVQNVPDEVKYIEVDSSDLAIGENIITLTWTSGDSWLAWKNLEVSAPTLTNTWSITRSLYGNEYRLDDTYYAGHESIYGAIAYDTFEQALNVDTDPLTDIMFYIDDLSHGRKLTLEPYSADGTVYVDVIANGEIVADNLEMSSVQEVLIPTVNLRQGWNRIKLQIDNAGGDWIIWNTLVLDLGPSMLPPRELVAASFGKTVVNLRWKAVSGDDIRYNIYRSQTAGGPYAKLNSSDLTSPQYQDSTVSDSMKYYYTVTVFDLANPSEESGYSDEASVTTGNFEVDYGDGREPNVFGGVSTGPFVFMQGIRHDWTQGSIRELTLDPGQEGLIGLNSGDISQATILSMWIKCAGHEPIQIGLKGAVSGDASVNITTAEGWQNLKIKLSDFSGVSFNNMDRLSIKSLSAAPIVLYLDDIQFTTESLAGNSIDVVTKLIADNSISTGVDFANSGSSDYAAARQYLEVKYATSSNNWKIWIYTKNDNGVPEYMAGQYNGLMSSDGRNRVPLIWRVYPDVQAGGVPCGSESDVYSGGSMTWNFIKDKNDSDWTSANQPGSEYSVTAYGTSEWAHVAAVPPGLGDRDPIDSTFRIYLGGIFKDAAAAEYSAAIYFDLTNE